One stretch of Niallia sp. XMNu-256 DNA includes these proteins:
- a CDS encoding iron-containing alcohol dehydrogenase produces the protein MSLHMKVEHMHKFHQFELPTVIKHGIGSIKHVGEEVKNLGVTKALLVTDPGIYNAGVTKPIEEALAAAGVEVVLFDKVEPNPPVRLVAEGSALYKSEGCNGIVAVGGGSSMDTAKGIGVEATHEGSVLDYEAAEGKKPLENRIPPLTTIPTTAGTGSEVTQWAVITDEEREFKFNTGGPLIAAHLTIIDPELHISMPPHVTAMTGIDALAHAIECYTMHYAQPITDAVALQAIEYVGKYILRAFADGGDIEARYGMAQAAMLAGLSYGSESAGAAHAMSQTLGGIIPVAHGQCVAAMLGPVMEYNWKGHPAKFARIAQALGVNTFNMTTEEAAKAAVNEVYKLVEELEIPTLEEQGVSPDMIERLAKEALKDPQTIGNPRDLTEKDYQWIYKRCFNLTPKTV, from the coding sequence GGTCCATTAAGCACGTTGGAGAAGAAGTTAAAAATCTTGGTGTAACAAAAGCACTTTTAGTAACAGACCCTGGAATCTACAATGCTGGAGTCACAAAACCAATTGAAGAAGCCCTAGCTGCCGCTGGTGTTGAGGTTGTTCTTTTCGATAAAGTGGAACCAAACCCACCTGTACGATTGGTTGCAGAAGGTTCGGCATTATATAAATCAGAAGGATGTAATGGGATTGTAGCAGTTGGGGGCGGAAGCTCAATGGATACCGCAAAAGGAATCGGTGTGGAAGCAACCCATGAAGGGTCTGTTTTAGACTATGAAGCAGCAGAAGGGAAAAAACCATTAGAAAATCGGATCCCCCCATTAACCACCATCCCAACAACAGCGGGAACGGGTTCAGAGGTTACGCAATGGGCCGTTATTACAGATGAAGAACGTGAATTCAAGTTCAATACAGGTGGACCATTAATTGCTGCACACTTAACTATAATTGATCCAGAGTTACACATTTCAATGCCCCCACATGTAACGGCAATGACAGGTATTGATGCATTGGCACACGCAATCGAATGCTACACGATGCATTATGCACAACCCATCACTGATGCAGTTGCACTACAAGCGATTGAATATGTCGGAAAATACATCCTCCGTGCGTTTGCTGATGGCGGTGACATTGAAGCACGTTATGGAATGGCTCAAGCGGCAATGCTTGCAGGGCTGTCATACGGAAGTGAATCAGCTGGTGCCGCTCACGCGATGTCTCAAACATTAGGCGGCATTATCCCTGTTGCACATGGCCAATGTGTAGCAGCAATGTTGGGACCAGTAATGGAATACAACTGGAAGGGTCATCCAGCTAAATTTGCCCGAATCGCTCAGGCTCTAGGTGTCAATACCTTTAATATGACAACAGAAGAAGCAGCCAAAGCCGCGGTTAATGAAGTATATAAATTAGTAGAAGAATTAGAGATTCCTACATTAGAAGAACAAGGTGTATCACCAGACATGATCGAGCGTTTAGCGAAAGAAGCATTGAAAGATCCACAAACAATCGGTAACCCAAGAGACCTAACGGAAAAAGATTACCAATGGATCTACAAGCGCTGCTTTAACTTAACACCAAAGACAGTTTAA
- a CDS encoding aromatic acid/H+ symport family MFS transporter produces MNPISFFEQSKLKPFHILFVFWLFIIMMFEGYDVVIYGATIPFLKESWGISDIVAGSIGSYTTIGTAIGAVVFGLYSDRFGRKRIIILTTVMFSLFTMLAGFAPNAVFFTVCRVIAGLGFGGAMPNVASLISEYAPLKYRAAIISFIFCGYSVGAMGASFIGQAMLTDFGWQPVYWIGAIPLLFLPLIIKDIPESLEYLLDHKQHDRIASIVNKIQPGTSATLDFTFKKKEQAKKSPVSALFTKKYAVSTLMFWFACFCTFILMYSLNTWLPTLMLQAGYNLSSSLMFVAVLQIGSIVGTLILGNVIQRLGYKKVLMPLYFVGAVSLTLIGFSTNLYVAYFLIFLIGAATVGLQNMSNAFVANYYPVEIRSAALGSTMAFGRLGSIVAPTYVAVLLTMNLQPQFNFILIGIAAIFGMIALFFINDKAADYQTDHQVENRNTKMAESI; encoded by the coding sequence ATGAATCCTATTTCATTTTTTGAGCAAAGCAAATTAAAACCATTTCACATTTTGTTTGTTTTTTGGTTGTTTATCATTATGATGTTTGAAGGGTATGATGTCGTGATCTACGGAGCGACGATTCCTTTCTTAAAAGAATCTTGGGGAATTTCCGATATCGTCGCCGGTTCAATTGGCAGCTATACAACAATCGGAACCGCTATTGGTGCCGTTGTATTCGGACTCTATTCAGATCGTTTTGGTCGTAAACGTATCATTATTTTAACAACGGTGATGTTTAGCCTTTTTACAATGCTAGCAGGATTCGCACCTAATGCCGTATTCTTTACGGTTTGCCGAGTCATTGCGGGCTTAGGATTTGGTGGGGCCATGCCGAATGTCGCTTCACTCATTTCTGAATATGCACCATTGAAATATCGAGCGGCGATTATTTCCTTTATTTTCTGTGGCTATTCAGTTGGTGCGATGGGTGCTTCCTTCATCGGTCAAGCGATGTTGACTGATTTTGGATGGCAACCCGTTTACTGGATTGGTGCCATTCCATTACTTTTTCTACCATTAATTATTAAAGACATTCCAGAATCACTAGAATACTTGCTTGATCACAAACAACATGACCGAATTGCCAGCATCGTTAATAAAATACAACCCGGCACTTCAGCTACACTTGATTTTACTTTTAAAAAGAAGGAACAAGCGAAGAAATCACCAGTCAGTGCTCTTTTCACTAAAAAATACGCGGTTTCAACGCTGATGTTCTGGTTTGCCTGTTTCTGTACGTTTATTCTTATGTACTCGCTTAATACATGGTTACCAACATTAATGTTACAAGCTGGTTATAACTTATCATCAAGCTTAATGTTTGTCGCCGTTCTACAAATCGGTTCAATTGTTGGAACGTTAATCCTTGGTAACGTTATCCAAAGACTTGGATATAAAAAGGTATTAATGCCGCTTTATTTTGTGGGCGCTGTTAGTTTAACACTCATTGGTTTTTCGACTAACCTTTATGTGGCCTACTTTTTAATTTTCCTTATTGGGGCTGCAACAGTGGGGCTGCAAAATATGTCCAATGCATTTGTTGCCAATTATTATCCGGTCGAGATTCGTTCGGCTGCACTGGGAAGTACAATGGCCTTTGGTCGTCTTGGATCGATTGTAGCTCCAACCTATGTTGCGGTATTGCTAACGATGAATCTACAGCCGCAATTCAATTTCATACTGATTGGAATTGCCGCTATCTTCGGGATGATCGCCTTGTTCTTCATTAACGACAAAGCAGCAGATTATCAAACCGACCATCAAGTAGAGAATCGTAACACCAAAATGGCTGAATCAATTTAA
- a CDS encoding acetate uptake transporter, which yields MNQHNQTSIKITVADPSALGLFGLAMVTLVASSQKLGWTEGTSLILPWAFFLGGFAQLIASFLDSKHNNVFGTTAFGGFGLFWLGVGTTWLIQMGAFGENLLANADAKQLGIAFIGYLIFSVFMTIGAMETHKVLFFIFVFIDLLFIGLSLSSFNIMYEFTHMLAGISELLIALLSFYGSAAAVLNAHFGQVVLPVGKPFGIFKKQPKSENKKAVA from the coding sequence ATGAATCAACATAATCAGACTTCAATTAAAATTACAGTTGCAGACCCATCTGCATTAGGTTTATTCGGTTTAGCGATGGTCACTCTTGTCGCTTCATCACAAAAGTTAGGATGGACAGAAGGGACCTCGTTAATCTTACCGTGGGCATTCTTTTTAGGTGGGTTTGCCCAATTAATTGCTAGCTTTTTAGATTCAAAGCACAACAATGTATTTGGAACAACTGCTTTCGGAGGGTTTGGTTTATTTTGGCTCGGTGTTGGGACGACTTGGTTAATTCAGATGGGGGCCTTTGGTGAAAACTTACTCGCCAATGCCGACGCAAAGCAATTAGGTATCGCTTTTATTGGATACTTGATCTTTAGTGTGTTCATGACGATTGGTGCAATGGAGACTCACAAAGTCTTATTTTTTATTTTCGTTTTCATTGACCTATTATTTATAGGATTATCCTTAAGCTCGTTCAATATTATGTACGAATTCACACATATGCTTGCTGGTATTTCTGAATTGCTGATCGCTTTGCTATCCTTCTATGGCTCAGCTGCCGCCGTACTAAACGCGCATTTTGGTCAGGTTGTTTTACCCGTTGGAAAACCTTTTGGGATCTTTAAAAAACAGCCGAAGAGTGAAAACAAGAAAGCTGTCGCATAA
- the murF gene encoding UDP-N-acetylmuramoyl-tripeptide--D-alanyl-D-alanine ligase has protein sequence MKTLLLEEILTAMDIRPNERQKGKRIETVTIDRYDIYPHTVYFRLHEKEIPINRIKNYEDVFIVTDEPFEHMDRLNPEQIIMVNDLKESLFKFTSYYRHLFNIPVVAVTGTCGKSTTKEMLKHILKEKYNVQATVSSKNADYYNLPYLMGIDKDTDVAVFETAISKRGDMTESCKYFYPTIGIITMLDVDHTDKIRSFDDYVAEKAKIMEGMNNKGTLILNRDDPHVSALDTSMFKGKIITFGKHKDADFKIKGYRHDSSGMNFSIEYKQRKFEGYIPGLGEHNVYNAVTSLAAAVILGVDLPYAIKRLSTFHHMRSHFEVIKGRNGVTVVDDTWKSNPASLKTGLETLDRIALPNQRKIAVLGRMASLGKYGDEEYEKAGRLLAQLGIEVLITKGFIAKDFVKPAIEAGIDPDHVYHFSEADEMKKFLDSYLKPNDIIYFKTGGQDPAFEEVIDHLRSL, from the coding sequence GTGAAAACTTTATTATTGGAAGAAATTTTAACTGCGATGGACATTCGGCCTAATGAAAGGCAAAAGGGGAAACGAATTGAGACAGTCACGATCGACAGATATGATATTTATCCTCATACGGTATATTTTCGTTTACATGAGAAAGAGATTCCCATTAACAGGATAAAGAATTATGAGGACGTATTTATTGTTACAGACGAACCATTTGAACATATGGATCGCTTAAACCCCGAGCAAATCATTATGGTAAACGATCTCAAAGAAAGTTTATTTAAGTTTACTTCATATTACAGGCATTTATTTAATATTCCTGTAGTTGCCGTTACTGGTACTTGTGGAAAGTCTACGACAAAGGAAATGCTCAAACATATATTGAAGGAAAAATACAACGTTCAAGCAACTGTATCCAGTAAAAATGCCGATTATTACAACCTTCCTTATTTAATGGGAATTGACAAAGATACCGATGTAGCTGTGTTTGAAACAGCTATATCTAAAAGAGGAGATATGACCGAGTCTTGTAAATACTTTTACCCAACTATTGGGATCATTACCATGCTTGATGTTGATCATACAGATAAAATTCGATCATTTGATGATTATGTAGCAGAAAAGGCAAAAATAATGGAAGGGATGAACAATAAGGGAACTTTGATTCTTAATCGAGATGACCCACATGTATCCGCTCTTGATACATCCATGTTTAAGGGGAAAATTATTACATTTGGCAAACATAAGGATGCTGATTTTAAAATTAAGGGATATCGCCATGATTCCTCAGGTATGAATTTTAGTATCGAATATAAACAGCGTAAGTTCGAGGGATATATACCGGGTCTTGGTGAACACAATGTTTATAATGCGGTTACTTCTCTGGCAGCCGCTGTCATCTTAGGAGTGGACCTTCCCTATGCGATCAAAAGATTATCCACGTTTCATCACATGAGATCCCATTTTGAAGTCATTAAAGGACGAAACGGAGTTACCGTGGTCGATGATACGTGGAAGTCAAATCCTGCTTCCTTAAAAACAGGCTTAGAAACATTAGACCGTATCGCTTTGCCAAATCAAAGAAAAATTGCGGTTCTAGGCAGAATGGCATCGCTAGGGAAATATGGGGACGAGGAATACGAAAAGGCAGGGCGTCTGCTCGCTCAATTGGGTATTGAAGTTCTAATTACGAAAGGATTCATTGCGAAAGATTTTGTTAAGCCTGCAATAGAGGCCGGAATTGATCCAGATCATGTGTATCACTTCTCAGAAGCAGATGAAATGAAAAAATTCCTTGATTCCTATTTAAAACCAAATGACATCATCTATTTCAAAACTGGCGGACAGGACCCAGCCTTTGAGGAAGTTATCGACCATTTACGGTCACTGTGA
- a CDS encoding ATP-grasp domain-containing protein: MRTIIFLHTMKSGSSREAIRAAEKLGYFTVLFTDNEKLLTQRTEFPDVHQMTLVDLSNMEELRNRIKKSQSQGLIIDAIVSFVDPYVYLATKLHGEFCNNRLSIEAIRAMEDKILTREKLKDSPYTPKFIKINGRESKESLTSLLKDYSYPLMVKSPYSTGSKDVIKVENDKQLFNSVNMLTNKYPDVPVLIEEYLDGPQFLVETVVLDGKVHIIAIIEQEITQFKRFIITGYNVLKKMDKTLLQNMKQAVERIIQSFEMKTGTCHLEIRVVRGQCKLVEINPRISGGAMNRMIDIAYGINLVEETLKLSLGTPPNLTRKWVKPVFTQYVTISTSGILERVTGKKRASRSPGVQEVYIKPRKGKLLSPPKTMGQRYAYVIATGDSSEQAKENAKTAAKEIQFHLIPVSLHE, from the coding sequence TTGAGAACCATTATCTTTCTTCACACCATGAAATCGGGCTCAAGTAGAGAAGCAATTAGAGCAGCCGAGAAATTAGGCTATTTTACTGTTCTTTTTACAGACAACGAAAAGCTTCTTACACAAAGAACTGAATTTCCGGACGTTCATCAAATGACTTTAGTTGATTTATCAAATATGGAAGAATTAAGAAACCGCATCAAAAAAAGTCAAAGCCAAGGATTAATCATCGATGCCATTGTCAGCTTTGTGGATCCTTATGTGTATTTAGCAACAAAATTGCATGGAGAGTTCTGTAACAATCGCTTGTCGATTGAGGCCATAAGAGCAATGGAAGATAAAATTTTAACGAGGGAAAAACTAAAAGATTCTCCTTACACCCCAAAATTTATCAAGATTAACGGGAGGGAATCTAAAGAGTCATTAACTTCTCTCCTAAAAGATTATTCGTATCCATTAATGGTTAAATCCCCCTACTCTACCGGATCAAAAGATGTAATCAAGGTTGAAAATGATAAACAACTATTTAATAGCGTCAATATGCTCACAAATAAATATCCAGATGTACCAGTTCTAATCGAGGAATATCTGGATGGCCCACAATTCCTAGTTGAAACGGTTGTTCTAGATGGAAAGGTGCATATCATCGCCATTATTGAACAAGAAATCACCCAGTTTAAGAGATTTATTATAACGGGATACAATGTTTTGAAAAAAATGGATAAGACTCTCCTCCAAAATATGAAGCAAGCCGTTGAAAGGATCATTCAATCCTTTGAAATGAAAACGGGTACTTGTCATTTAGAGATAAGAGTGGTTCGGGGTCAATGTAAACTTGTTGAAATCAATCCAAGGATTTCAGGTGGGGCCATGAATAGAATGATAGATATTGCCTATGGTATTAACTTAGTTGAAGAAACATTAAAACTTTCCCTTGGTACTCCTCCTAACTTAACAAGAAAATGGGTGAAACCTGTTTTCACACAATATGTCACGATTTCAACAAGCGGAATTTTAGAAAGAGTAACGGGTAAAAAGCGCGCTTCTCGGTCCCCAGGTGTACAAGAGGTTTATATAAAACCAAGGAAAGGGAAATTACTTTCTCCTCCTAAGACAATGGGACAAAGGTATGCCTATGTTATTGCAACAGGGGATTCATCCGAACAGGCGAAAGAGAACGCCAAAACAGCAGCAAAGGAAATACAATTTCATTTAATCCCTGTGTCTTTACATGAATAG
- a CDS encoding YheC/YheD family protein gives MITIGMLHYRKDPLTVFKTYAYAAAAKMEGIRFFYFSPGKVDLERKRINGLFYENGEWVERETNYPDVVFNAGGTLTEKQDLIVDALAEELPFTSHPIGDKMSVYHRIQKGKMFDGYLIPSEEFEEMDLAFSYLHQFNAIIIKPLSGAKGEGIIYIEKKQDGFLLIESGTEKLLSKGQLEDWLNEEILSDYRTYLVQPFIQSKTKQGQSFDVRLHVQKDGEGKWTLTTMYPRIASKGIVANISSGGYTSMMTSFLEEQFGEKYFDFKRYLEVFAIQFSTHFDSLYEDPLDELGIDVGLDRDGKIWIYEVNWRPGQPVLFYLEMDVAKKMIQYATYLAKEHKRKKPTTNEQECPIEKPQPQVHEKALKKGIHRETISVDGNKFNHAKIEALLQRKHSFGKPANLSPDQEREVQDMLKHSTPANEGYHYKTSWNTLAIKYVLETKYGIILSRSEIINMLKRWEFSLPRRTYTLKSARRQKQESHNKL, from the coding sequence TTGATCACAATTGGGATGCTACATTACCGGAAAGATCCGCTAACGGTTTTTAAAACATATGCCTATGCGGCTGCAGCAAAAATGGAGGGAATACGATTTTTTTATTTTTCCCCAGGAAAAGTCGATTTAGAGAGAAAACGAATCAATGGTTTATTCTATGAAAATGGCGAATGGGTAGAACGGGAAACCAATTATCCAGATGTTGTATTTAATGCTGGAGGAACCCTCACCGAAAAACAAGATCTTATTGTGGATGCTTTAGCGGAAGAACTCCCTTTTACAAGTCATCCGATAGGAGATAAAATGAGCGTTTATCATCGAATCCAAAAAGGGAAAATGTTTGATGGTTATTTAATCCCTTCGGAAGAATTTGAAGAAATGGACTTAGCCTTCTCATACCTCCATCAATTTAACGCGATCATCATTAAACCTCTTTCTGGTGCTAAAGGGGAAGGGATTATTTATATCGAAAAAAAACAAGATGGTTTTCTCCTAATCGAATCGGGAACGGAAAAATTATTATCGAAAGGCCAACTTGAAGATTGGTTAAATGAGGAGATTCTATCAGATTATCGAACCTATCTTGTTCAACCATTCATCCAATCGAAAACGAAGCAAGGTCAATCCTTTGATGTTCGCCTTCATGTACAAAAAGACGGGGAAGGGAAATGGACGTTAACAACGATGTATCCACGAATTGCTAGCAAAGGAATTGTGGCAAATATAAGTAGCGGCGGCTACACGAGTATGATGACGTCTTTTCTAGAGGAACAATTTGGCGAGAAATACTTCGACTTCAAACGTTATTTAGAAGTGTTTGCCATCCAATTTTCAACGCATTTCGACTCTTTGTATGAAGATCCATTGGATGAACTTGGCATTGATGTAGGGCTTGATAGGGACGGGAAAATTTGGATTTATGAGGTAAACTGGCGGCCAGGTCAACCGGTACTATTTTATTTGGAAATGGATGTAGCGAAGAAAATGATTCAATACGCTACTTACTTAGCAAAAGAACACAAACGGAAAAAGCCAACCACGAATGAACAGGAATGTCCGATCGAAAAGCCACAGCCACAGGTACATGAAAAAGCCCTTAAAAAGGGGATACACCGTGAAACCATCTCAGTTGATGGCAATAAGTTTAACCATGCTAAAATAGAAGCTTTGCTTCAACGTAAACATTCCTTTGGAAAGCCGGCCAATTTATCACCTGACCAAGAACGAGAAGTTCAGGACATGCTTAAACACAGTACACCAGCTAATGAAGGGTATCACTATAAAACGAGTTGGAATACATTGGCGATAAAATATGTACTAGAAACAAAATACGGGATTATACTATCCCGTAGCGAAATCATCAATATGCTTAAACGATGGGAATTCAGCCTCCCTCGTCGAACTTACACACTGAAATCAGCTAGACGACAAAAACAAGAGTCTCACAACAAGCTTTAG
- a CDS encoding VanZ family protein produces MTIILSGVCSAQTLDKLIVGRVMQVELDYSLVFGIDKQMHFFSYSLISVVLGTLVLMVSDRKSMIQNISLLWMGLVAVGVIEEYRQYFLPNRSAELLDAVANLIGVTSGLAIPTLIFSIIVYRHQLITKLLVMYGVLLGSFLVGLLYLDERSFLTLKEPIKEKLRTLVAMIGG; encoded by the coding sequence ATGACGATCATCTTATCAGGGGTTTGTTCAGCACAAACACTGGATAAGCTGATAGTTGGGAGAGTGATGCAGGTGGAGCTGGATTATTCACTGGTTTTTGGCATAGATAAACAAATGCACTTTTTCAGTTATAGCTTGATCTCGGTTGTTTTAGGCACGCTGGTCCTCATGGTTTCCGATAGAAAGTCGATGATTCAAAATATTAGCCTTTTATGGATGGGATTAGTAGCTGTTGGGGTGATTGAAGAATATCGGCAATATTTTTTACCAAATCGAAGTGCTGAGTTATTAGATGCAGTAGCTAATTTAATAGGAGTGACATCAGGACTTGCCATCCCCACATTGATTTTTAGTATAATCGTTTATCGACATCAGTTGATTACAAAGCTTTTAGTCATGTATGGTGTGTTGTTAGGATCCTTTTTAGTTGGGTTGCTGTATTTGGACGAGAGGTCTTTTCTTACATTAAAGGAACCGATTAAGGAAAAGCTCAGAACCTTGGTCGCTATGATCGGAGGATAG
- a CDS encoding NCS2 family permease has product MERLFKLNQLGTDVKTEVLAGFTTFLTMAYIVVVNPAILSAAGVPFDQVFVATVISAVIGTLIMALFSNYPIAIAPGMGMNAYFTSVVVTQGVSYQVVFGAVLLAGLIFLLLTFTKLRELLIESIPAPLKYGITAGIGFFIAFIGLKMSGIVVDNPDTLVALGDFREPNTVLSIIGLFISLILTTRKVKGALFIGMFITAVIGYFTGMLHLDGFASAPPAPVFFDLDLAGVFSNGLFGVVFAFLLVTIFDTTGTMIGVAEQAGLMKNGKLPRAKSALAADAVATVAGASLGTTPSSAYVESSAGVAAGGRSGLTSLVVAILFLITLFFSPLVAAISSLSAITAPSLIIVGSYMIEGLAKVKWQEFDEAFPAFLVVLSMPLTSSIATGIAVGFITYPILKIVKGKGREVHPILYVFCIIFLIQLIFFPAH; this is encoded by the coding sequence ATGGAACGTTTATTCAAGTTAAATCAACTAGGAACAGATGTAAAGACAGAGGTACTAGCTGGTTTTACAACTTTTTTAACAATGGCTTACATCGTAGTGGTTAATCCTGCGATTTTATCTGCTGCAGGAGTACCTTTTGATCAAGTTTTTGTCGCGACCGTTATTTCTGCGGTCATCGGAACGTTAATTATGGCTCTTTTTTCGAACTATCCGATTGCAATTGCTCCTGGGATGGGAATGAATGCTTATTTTACAAGTGTCGTTGTTACACAAGGGGTAAGCTATCAAGTTGTGTTCGGTGCGGTTTTATTAGCAGGGCTAATCTTTCTTTTACTCACGTTTACGAAACTTCGTGAATTGCTGATTGAATCGATTCCAGCCCCTTTAAAGTATGGAATTACGGCAGGGATTGGCTTTTTTATTGCTTTTATTGGCTTGAAAATGTCGGGAATTGTTGTGGATAATCCTGATACCCTTGTAGCTTTAGGAGATTTCAGGGAACCTAATACGGTATTATCGATTATTGGATTGTTTATTTCGCTGATTCTGACGACCCGAAAAGTTAAGGGAGCCCTGTTTATTGGGATGTTTATTACTGCAGTCATTGGATATTTCACGGGAATGTTACATTTAGATGGATTTGCGTCAGCGCCACCTGCTCCTGTTTTCTTTGATTTAGATCTGGCAGGTGTTTTCTCAAATGGTCTGTTTGGCGTCGTGTTTGCCTTTTTACTAGTAACCATTTTTGATACAACGGGTACCATGATTGGGGTAGCAGAACAGGCAGGACTTATGAAAAATGGAAAATTGCCAAGGGCTAAGTCAGCGCTTGCAGCAGATGCTGTAGCTACAGTCGCAGGTGCTTCATTGGGAACTACTCCATCAAGTGCTTACGTTGAATCCTCAGCAGGGGTAGCGGCTGGTGGACGATCAGGCTTAACTTCACTTGTGGTAGCCATTCTTTTCTTAATTACTCTCTTTTTCTCGCCATTAGTGGCAGCCATTTCATCCCTATCAGCGATCACTGCCCCATCTTTAATCATTGTGGGGAGTTATATGATTGAAGGGTTAGCAAAGGTTAAATGGCAAGAATTTGATGAGGCCTTTCCTGCATTTTTGGTTGTGTTATCCATGCCGCTAACGTCTAGTATTGCAACAGGAATTGCCGTAGGATTTATCACTTACCCAATCCTTAAGATCGTCAAAGGAAAAGGCAGGGAAGTGCATCCAATCCTTTACGTCTTTTGTATCATATTTCTCATTCAGTTAATCTTTTTTCCAGCACATTAG
- a CDS encoding MFS transporter: MDKRVYLLTIVSFVVGMVELIIGGILDLVATDLGVSLGQAGLLITIFSITFAISAPILSVLTAKIERKRLTLVTLFVFLAGNLVAVFSPSYSVLFISRIVSAASSSLLIVLCVVMAANIVDPQYRARAIGIVNMGVSGSLVLGIPFGLMLGNTFGWRAPFIFISVLSIFSIAGIYFFMGRVAPAPQVSLGKQLASLKNYRLLFAQLTSVILLAGHSTLYAYLTPFVKATLGLGGTWISIIYLIFGISALSGGAIGGTLADRFGEKPTILSIIIIFGIAIFSIPYSTFALPVFLMVLVIWGMMSWAITPPMQSYLMALSPEATNIQISLNSSAVHLGIAFGSLIGGVVIDQASVEQTATVGGLFTIVALGTCFISMAKSRKRAMI; this comes from the coding sequence ATGGATAAACGTGTTTATTTGTTAACGATTGTCTCATTTGTTGTGGGGATGGTCGAATTGATTATTGGTGGTATTTTAGATTTAGTGGCGACGGATTTAGGGGTTAGTCTTGGGCAGGCTGGGTTATTAATTACCATTTTCTCGATAACGTTTGCCATTTCTGCCCCCATCTTATCCGTATTAACAGCGAAAATCGAACGGAAACGTTTAACATTAGTCACTTTGTTTGTATTTTTAGCAGGAAACTTAGTCGCTGTCTTTAGTCCTTCTTATTCTGTTTTATTCATTTCAAGGATCGTTTCGGCAGCAAGTAGTTCGTTGCTGATCGTCTTATGTGTCGTCATGGCAGCGAATATTGTAGATCCACAGTATCGCGCCCGCGCTATTGGGATTGTCAATATGGGTGTCAGTGGTTCTCTTGTACTTGGGATCCCCTTTGGATTAATGCTTGGGAATACTTTTGGCTGGAGAGCCCCATTTATTTTCATCTCAGTACTGAGCATTTTCTCAATCGCTGGAATCTATTTTTTCATGGGGAGAGTCGCCCCTGCCCCACAAGTATCACTCGGAAAACAGCTGGCATCCCTTAAAAATTACAGATTATTATTTGCTCAACTAACTTCCGTGATTCTCCTGGCAGGACATAGTACGTTATATGCCTATTTAACCCCCTTTGTAAAAGCAACATTGGGATTAGGCGGAACTTGGATTAGTATCATTTATCTGATTTTCGGAATTTCGGCACTGAGTGGTGGAGCCATCGGTGGTACATTGGCTGACCGATTTGGAGAAAAACCTACGATCCTAAGCATTATTATCATTTTCGGTATCGCTATTTTCTCAATTCCATATAGCACCTTTGCCTTACCTGTGTTTTTAATGGTTCTAGTGATTTGGGGCATGATGAGTTGGGCCATCACCCCTCCAATGCAAAGCTATCTCATGGCCCTTTCACCAGAAGCAACCAATATTCAAATCAGCCTAAATAGTTCGGCCGTTCATCTTGGAATTGCCTTTGGTTCTTTAATCGGTGGGGTCGTCATTGACCAAGCATCCGTCGAACAGACCGCTACTGTAGGTGGACTCTTTACGATTGTCGCTCTTGGGACATGTTTCATTTCAATGGCAAAATCGAGGAAAAGAGCAATGATTTAG